Genomic segment of Kovacikia minuta CCNUW1:
GGGGAAAATGCAGTGCTAACAATAGCGAGTCAGGGATGAAAGACATCGTTGCCCTTATTCCCAAGGACAACATCGGCAGGACGATCACCGCCAACCCTACCTTCTGGTTCTACATCCCCACCTTCTGGTCTCAGGCTTCAGAATCCTCCATATCTGACAAGCCGAGCCAGATTAAAACAGGTGAGTTTATGCTGCTGAATGACCGGGGAGAGGCGGTGCTGAAACAACCCATCACGGTAAAGTTGGCAGACCAGGCGGGGTTTTCCCGCTTCACGTTACCCACCGATCCATCGCTGTGGGTGTCTGGCAAGTCGCTGGAGGTGGGCAAACGGTACAACTGGTTTTTTTCGATCGTGTGTGATGCCAACCAACCCGCCACCAATCCTACGGTCGAAGGGTGGGTAGAACGGCTGGAAGCCCCTGCCAATTTGAAGACGCAATTGCAACAGGTTGCCCCAGCCAATCGCTATACCGTTTATGTTCAGAATGGGGATTGGTTTGAGAGCATCACCCTGCTAGCTGAGAACCGCCAAACTGCCAGCGAAAGTTGGTCAGAGGTGCTGAAGGAGTTAGGGCTTACCAAAACTGTGAATGCACCGATTTTTGTCATCGAACCCACCAAATCAAAACAATTAATCCCTTAAGTTATCCAAGGCTACTTTGGTCAGGTAGATGAGGACAGAGCCAATGGCTGAAATGTCGATTATGATAAGCTTCTTAAACCGCCCTCACCCCCACCCCTTTCTCAGAGCGGCAGAGCAGCTTTTGAGCCAAAGGTTCTGTTTGAAGTCCCTTAGCCCTTTGTTACCCTTGTACAGCAGTTAGACTAAGTCAGGCAGTCGCCTGTCCGGCTTAGTCTAACTGCTGTACAAGGGGTTAAGTTGATGTAACTAAGCAGCAACAATGGCGCGCTTTGCAAATGAAAGTTGTTTTCTGCCAACACCGAAAACTGCTGCCAATTCAAGCTTTCAGTCTGCTTCAATCGTTAACCTTGAACCATTGACCAAGCGAGCTTAAAGGTTAGAACGATTTACTGAAGCTGCTTGCATCGTTTGCGCCATTGATTTGCTAATTGCGCCAGTTCATTTGCTCAATCACAGCAACCAATAAAAGTGAGTCCTTCAATGGATTTTTGAAGTGGTTAGCCTTTGGTGGCGAAGGAGTGATTTCTACTAACAATCGGGATGAACAGCGCAAACTGGTGAAATACAACCACTTGGTCGCGAACTGTTTGATCTTTTACAACGTTTTTGAGATCAGCCGCATTCTCCATGAACTCATGCAAGAGGGAGTGAAGATCGAACCTGAAACCATCGCAGCGCTCAGTCCCTATTGGACGCAGCACATTAATCGGTTTGGTCGTTATAGTTTGGACATGGACCGTTGCCCTCCTCCCATTGACTTTGGCATCCCTGTCGTCTCTCAAAAGTCATCCAAGCAATGATTTTTTGGAAAAACCGTCTCTCAAAAGTGCTGCTTAGTAAGCGTTTCAGCCGATGTGGTACTTAATTGCCAGGAACGGTGTCATACCCCTGCTACCGCTGCTGTCCTGACACCCAATGACCTGCTTTACAGTGGCGGGCTTCAGGGTTACCTCGATGCTTTTCAAGGCGAAGCGCTCGCACCAGCTGAAGGGGTGACAGACCCAACGGTTTTGACCCAGATTTGGCAGCAAGTCTTATCCACTTCCAGCCCATCAGCATGGTTAGGAACCTTGCCAATCAATGGAACTTTGCTGGCACTAACCGCCCAGGAAGGGGTCATTGAAGCGAAGCTGTCACGAAGTGCAATTAGGCTGAAAACATTACAGGACAAGGGATCGAGAACAGATCTCTTGTACTATTAACCCGGCAGCTTTTGTTCCTACATATTTTGGAATTGCGCCATGATTGCGTAGGGTGCCGTTAGCGACAGCGTAACGCACCGAGGCGTGGGTTAGCGGTGCGTTACGGCGATGCCTAACAGCACCCTACAGCTCATGCTAGATCAAATATTGCCAGGTTAATAAAAATTGTGTTACGTCCTTCAAATTGCCTCTATTGGTTAACGAATTTGCATCGTTTCGGGCTTCGGATTAGCGCTAATTGCATCTCATGACAGCAACCCTTCAATCACCCCTATAGACGTGGTATCAAGGGTTACGAACATACCGATCGCGCCCACAGCGAAACCTGCGATGCCATCGATGGCAGCAACCAGAAGCGCTGCCTCCTCACCGAAAAGTTTAAGAGGATTGACCATACCCGGGAATATTCCAATTAGGGCAGCCGCGAAGGAAGCGTCGGAATTTGGATCAAATGAGCCATCGTTGATAAATGTGTAGATCGTCGCCGCAAGCGCGACCACGCTCATCAGTGACAAAATGAAAGACAGCATATAGCTATCGTCTGCACTGAGATTAACGACAGGTAGTCCAAACACACCGATTAATAAACCCGCTATGCCGATCCCATAGGCAATCCAATCATCCGTACTGGGTGGGTCACTGGGGTCAGTATAGGTGACTTCTGGACCAGTAATAGCTGCGATCACCATCCCCAGTGCTGTTTGGATATAAGACACAGGTGCTGGCGGGCTTTCTTCACCGAAGGCGTCTGCAAAAGCATTGATCATCCCCGCGATGACCGCAGCCATCCCAGCACTGACCCCAAGTACACGCCGAGCGAAAGGTGGGAGAGGAGGGTTGATCCCAACCTGCACCGCAGTCATAGATGCCTTCTCAAATCCCTGAGAGGGATACTCGCCTTCCACCACGCGGTAGATGATGGTGACGGGAATCGCTGCCACCAGTGTGACCAGGTTGAGGATCGTCAGATGTTCGCCGGTGATTTCGTGATATAGCCAACTGAGGACGGGGATATCGATTTCGCTCGTGATCGCACTCATGACGGTGTCAATCACATCGTTGATGATTTCCATAAACCCGTCTACAAATGCCTGAGCAACATCCATTGCGGCAAGCACGAGCGTCTCGATCATGTCGAGTAGGGTGATGAGCAGGTTATCAAAGAAGGTGGACACTGAGCAGGATGAAAAGGTATTAGTGAAATCCGTT
This window contains:
- a CDS encoding DUF928 domain-containing protein, which produces MSSRESRAWQRIICYTLIGVLTGAVVNGAISPAPAQAQSILDRLRLLIFPPTDRGSASNRHRAAGARIRGKCSANNSESGMKDIVALIPKDNIGRTITANPTFWFYIPTFWSQASESSISDKPSQIKTGEFMLLNDRGEAVLKQPITVKLADQAGFSRFTLPTDPSLWVSGKSLEVGKRYNWFFSIVCDANQPATNPTVEGWVERLEAPANLKTQLQQVAPANRYTVYVQNGDWFESITLLAENRQTASESWSEVLKELGLTKTVNAPIFVIEPTKSKQLIP